Within the Streptomyces sp. YIM 121038 genome, the region TGGAGCAGTTTGGAGTGCTCGCCACCCTGTCAAGGTGGAGGCCGCGGGTTCAAATCCCGTCAGGACCGCAAGTAGAGCGGGCCGCATCCTCTGGATGCGGCCCGCTTTCGCGTGCACGGACGGCGGCGAGCAGGAGCTTCGAGCCCGTCCGGCGTTTGAGGACGAGCCCGTAGGGCGACGATCCGGCCGGTCCGGCGCCCGAGGACGAGCCCGCAGGGCGATGCCCCGCCCAAGGCCCACGGCCCGTTCCCGCACTCGCCTCCTTGACGGCGTCACATTCCGCCGGTACCCCAATCAGCAGGACCCAGGGGCCCAGGGGCGGCCACGCCCCCAGGAGGTGACGCATGACGCCAGTCCCCGCATCCGCTCGCCACGAGACGCGCGCCCTGCTGCGCGCCCATCTCGCCGCGGCGTCGAGCTACCGCCACGTGACCCGGCACTGCCCCATCTGCCACCGGCTGCTCCGTCTCGCCATGGAGCCCGCCGACGACGCCCACGAGGCCACAGAGGCGCCCGAGGCCGGTGAAGGGCGCCCGGAGCAATGC harbors:
- a CDS encoding DUF6274 family protein codes for the protein MTPVPASARHETRALLRAHLAAASSYRHVTRHCPICHRLLRLAMEPADDAHEATEAPEAGEGRPEQCEDESPPKA